From Rhinopithecus roxellana isolate Shanxi Qingling chromosome 17, ASM756505v1, whole genome shotgun sequence, one genomic window encodes:
- the FAM83H gene encoding protein FAM83H isoform X1: MARGTKRKTPGPNMARRSQSSSQGDNPLAPGYLPPHYKEYYRLAVDALAEGGSEAYSRFLATEGAPDFLCPEELEHVSRHLRPPQYVTREPPEGSLLDVDMDGSSGTYWPVNSDQAVPELDLGWPLTFGFQGTEVTTLVQPPPPDSPSIKDEARRMIRSAQQVVAVVMDMFTDVDLLSEVLEAAARRVPVYILLDEMNAQHFLDMADKCRVNLHHVDFLRVRTVAGPTYYCRTGKSFKGHVKEKFLLVDCAVVMSGSYSFMWSFEKIHRSLAHVFQGELVSSFDEEFRILFAQSEPLVPSAAALARMDAYALAPYAGAGPLVGVPGVGAPTPFSFPKRAHLLFPPPREEGLGFPSFLDPDRHFLSAFRREEPPRMPGGALEPHAGLRPLSRRLEAEAGPAGELAGARGFFQARHLEMDAFKRHSFATEGAGAGENFAAARQVSRQTFLSHGDDFRFQTSHFHRDQLYQQQYQWDPQLAPARPQGLFEKLRGGRAGFADPDDFPLGAGPRFPELGPDGHQRLDYVPSSASREVRHGSDPAFGPGPRGLEPSGAPRPNLTQRFPCQAAARPGPDSAPEAEPERRGGPEGRAGLRRWRLASYLSGCHGEDGGDDGLPAPMEAEAYEDDVLAPGGRAAAGDLLPSAFRVPAAFPTMVPVPGSGSGGNGPEREGPEEPGLAKQDSFRSRLNPLVQRSSRLRSSLIFSTSQAEGAAGTAAATEKVQLLHKEQTVSETLGPGGEAVRSAASTKVAELLEKYKGPARDSGGGVGAITVANHSKTVVSQAWREEVAASGGVGGERRSLESCLLDLRDSFAQQLHQEAERQPGAASLTAAQLLDTLGRSGSDRLPSRFLSAQGRSTSPEGLDSPLPLEGPGAHQVLHNEPKGSPTSAYPERKESPTPGFSTRKGSPTTGFIEQRGSPTSAYPERRGSPVPPVPERRGSPVPPVPERRGSPVPPVPERRGSPVPPVPERRGSLTLTFSGESPKAGPVEEGPSGPMEVLRKGSLRLRQLLSPKGERRMEDEGGFPVPQENGQPESPRRPSLGRGDSTEAATGDERGPRARLTSATANALYSSNLRDDTKAILEQISAHGQKHRAVPAPGPGPSHSSPELGRPPAAGGLAPDMSDKDKCSAIFRSDSLGTQGRLSRTLPASAEERDRLLRRMESMRKEKRVYSRFEVFCKKEEASGPGAGEGPAEEGTRDSKVGKFVPKILGTFKGKK, encoded by the exons atggcaagagggacAAAGAGAAAG ACCCCTGGCCCCAACATGGCCCGTCGCTCCCAGAGCTCCTCGCAGGGGGACAACCCGCTGGCACCCGGGTACCTGCCGCCTCACTACAAAGAGTACTACCGCCTGGCGGTGGATGCACTGGCCGAGGGTGGCTCGGAGGCCTACAGCCGCTTCCTGGCGACTGAGGGGGCACCGGACTTCCTGTGCCCTGAAGAGCTGGAACATGTGAGCCGACACCTTCGGCCTCCACAGTATGTTACCCGAGAGCCACCTGAAGGCAGCCTTCTCGACGTGGACATGGATGGCTCCTCAGGTACATACTGGCCAGTGAACTCAGACCAGGCCGTGCCTGAGCTTGACCTGGGCTGGCCTCTGACCTTCGGCTTCCAGGGCACCGAGGTGACCACCTTGGTGCAGCCGCCACCTCCTGACAGCCCCAGCATCAAGGATGAGGCCCGTAGGATGATCCGTTCCGCCCAGCAG GTGGTGGCTGTGGTGATGGACATGTTCACTGATGTGGACCTGCTCAGTGAAGTGCTGGAGGCCGCCGCCCGTCGCGTCCCAGTCTACATCCTGCTGGATGAGATGAACGCGCAGCACTTCCTGGACATGGCCGACAAGTGCCGTGTCAACCTGCACCACGTGGAT ttCCTGCGGGTACGGACTGTGGCGGGCCCCACCTACTACTGCCGCACTGGGAAGTCCTTCAAGGGCCACGTCAAGGAGAAGTTCCTGCTGGTGGACTGTGCCGTGGTGATGAGTGGGAGCTACAG CTTCATGTGGTCCTTTGAGAAGATCCACCGCAGCCTGGCACACGTGTTCCAAGGAGAGCTGGTCTCCAGCTTCGATGAGGAGTTCCGCATCCTCTTCGCGCAGTCCGAGCCGCTTGTGCCCTCGGCCGCGGCCCTGGCCCGCATGGATGCCTATGCCCTGGCTCCGTATGCCGGGGCCGGGCCCCTCGTGGGCGTCCCTGGGGTCGGGGCGCCAACCCCTTTCTCCTTCCCGAAACGAGCACACCTCCTGTTCCCGCCACCCCGGGAAGAGGGCCTGGGCTTCCCCTCCTTCCTCGACCCGGACCGCCACTTCCTGTCGGCCTTCCGCCGGGAGGAGCCTCCGCGGATGCCGGGGGGCGCGCTGGAGCCGCACGCGGGTCTGCGGCCGCTCTCGCGGCGCCTGGAGGCCGAGGCCGGGCCGGCTGGGGAGCTCGCGGGCGCGCGGGGCTTCTTCCAGGCGCGGCACCTGGAGATGGACGCCTTCAAGCGGCACAGCTTCGCGACCGAGGGCGCCGGCGCCGGGGAGAACTTCGCGGCCGCGCGGCAGGTGTCGCGGCAGACGTTCCTCAGCCACGGCGACGACTTCCGCTTCCAGACCAGCCACTTCCACCGCGACCAGCTCTACCAGCAGCAGTACCAGTGGGACCCGCAGCTCGCGCCCGCGCGCCCGCAGGGCCTGTTCGAGAAGCTTCGCGGCGGCCGCGCGGGTTTCGCGGACCCGGATGACTTCCCCTTGGGCGCCGGGCCCCGCTTCCCGGAGCTCGGACCCGACGGGCACCAGCGGCTGGACTACGTGCCGTCCAGCGCGTCCCGCGAGGTGCGCCACGGCTCGGACCCCGCCTTCGGGCCCGGACCCCGTGGCCTGGAGCCCAGCGGGGCCCCGCGCCCCAACCTGACCCAGCGCTTCCCATGCCAGGCGGCGGCGAGGCCTGGCCCAGACTCCGCTCCCGAGGCGGAGCCGGAGCGCAGGGGCGGGCCCGAGGGGCGGGCCGGGCTGCGGCGCTGGCGCCTGGCCTCCTACTTGAGCGGATGCCATGGCGAGGATGGGGGCGACGACGGCCTGCCGGCGCCCATGGAAGCGGAGGCTTACGAAGACGACGTGCTGGCTCCCGGGGGCCGGGCAGCTGCCGGCGACCTGCTCCCCTCAGCCTTCCGCGTCCCTGCAGCCTTCCCCACGATGGTCCCGGTGCCAGGCTCGGGCAGCGGCGGCAACGGCCCAGAGCGCGAGGGCCCGGAGGAGCCCGGCCTGGCCAAGCAGGACTCATTCCGCTCGCGCCTGAACCCCCTGGTCCAGCGCAGCTCCAGGCTGCGCTCCTCGCTCATCTTCAGCACGTCACAGGCTGAGGGCGCAGCCGGGACTGCGGCGGCCACAGAGAAGGTGCAGCTGCTGCACAAGGAGCAGACGGTCAGCGAGACGCTGGGGCCCGGAGGAGAGGCCGTGCGCTCCGCGGCTTCCACCAAGGTGGCGGAGCTGCTGGAGAAGTACAAAGGCCCAGCCCGCGATTCCGGCGGTGGCGTGGGCGCCATCACCGTTGCCAACCACAGCAAGACCGTCGTGTCCCAGGCGTGGCGGGAAGAGGTGGCAGCCTCAGGTGGCGTGGGTGGCGAGCGCCGCAGCCTCGAGAGCTGCCTCCTGGACCTGCGCGACTCCTTTGCGCAGCAACTGCACCAGGAGGCGGAGCGGCAGCCGGGAGCCGCCTCGCTCACCGCGGCGCAGCTGCTCGACACGCTGGGCCGGAGCGGCTCCGACCGCCTGCCCTCCCGCTTCCTCTCTGCCCAGGGCCGCTCAACCTCCCCGGAAGGGCTGGACAGCCCTCTGCCCCTGGAAGGGCCCGGGGCGCACCAGGTGCTCCATAATGAGCCAAAAGGGAGCCCCACCTCGGCTTACCCTGAGCGGAAGGAGAGCCCCACGCCCGGGTTTTCCACTCGAAAAGGAAGTCCAACTACAGGATTTATTGAGCAGAGGGGGagccccacctcagcctacccCGAGCGCAGGGGCAGTCCGGTGCCCCCGGTGCCGGAGCGCAGGGGCAGTCCGGTGCCCCCGGTGCCGGAGCGCAGGGGCAGTCCGGTGCCCCCCGTGCCGGAGCGCAGGGGCAGTCCGGTGCCTCCCGTGCCGGAACGCAGGGGCAGCCTCACTCTTACCTTCTCCGGGGAGTCCCCGAAGGCCGGTCCCGTGGAGGAGGGGCCAAGCGGCCCCATGGAAGTCCTGCGCAAAGGCTCCCTGCGCCTTAGGCAGCTGCTGAGCCCCAAGGGCGAGCGGCGCATGGAGGATGAGGGTGGCTTCCCAGTGCCGCAGGAGAACGGGCAACCTGAGAGCCCACGGCGGCCGTCACTGGGCCGGGGTGACAGTACAGAGGCTGCCACAGGAGATGAGCGGGGCCCGCGGGCGCGCCTGACTTCAGCCACGGCCAATGCCTTGTACAGCAGCAACCTTCGGGATGACACGAAGGCCATTCTGGAGCAGATCAGCGCCCACGGCCAGAAGCACCGTGCGGTCCCTGCCCCGGGCCCTGGCCCTTCGCACAGCAGCCCCGAGCTAGG
- the FAM83H gene encoding protein FAM83H isoform X3, translated as MARGTKRKTPGPNMARRSQSSSQGDNPLAPGYLPPHYKEYYRLAVDALAEGGSEAYSRFLATEGAPDFLCPEELEHVSRHLRPPQYVTREPPEGSLLDVDMDGSSGTYWPVNSDQAVPELDLGWPLTFGFQGTEVTTLVQPPPPDSPSIKDEARRMIRSAQQVVAVVMDMFTDVDLLSEVLEAAARRVPVYILLDEMNAQHFLDMADKCRVNLHHVDFLRVRTVAGPTYYCRTGKSFKGHVKEKFLLVDCAVVMSGSYSFMWSFEKIHRSLAHVFQGELVSSFDEEFRILFAQSEPLVPSAAALARMDAYALAPYAGAGPLVGVPGVGAPTPFSFPKRAHLLFPPPREEGLGFPSFLDPDRHFLSAFRREEPPRMPGGALEPHAGLRPLSRRLEAEAGPAGELAGARGFFQARHLEMDAFKRHSFATEGAGAGENFAAARQVSRQTFLSHGDDFRFQTSHFHRDQLYQQQYQWDPQLAPARPQGLFEKLRGGRAGFADPDDFPLGAGPRFPELGPDGHQRLDYVPSSASREVRHGSDPAFGPGPRGLEPSGAPRPNLTQRFPCQAAARPGPDSAPEAEPERRGGPEGRAGLRRWRLASYLSGCHGEDGGDDGLPAPMEAEAYEDDVLAPGGRAAAGDLLPSAFRVPAAFPTMVPVPGSGSGGNGPEREGPEEPGLAKQDSFRSRLNPLVQRSSRLRSSLIFSTSQAEGAAGTAAATEKVQLLHKEQTVSETLGPGGEAVRSAASTKVAELLEKYKGPARDSGGGVGAITVANHSKTVVSQAWREEVAASGGVGGERRSLESCLLDLRDSFAQQLHQEAERQPGAASLTAAQLLDTLGRSGSDRLPSRFLSAQGRSTSPEGLDSPLPLEGPGAHQVLHNEPKGSPTSAYPERKESPTPGFSTRKGSPTTGFIEQRGSPTSAYPERRGSPVPPVPERRGSPVPPVPERRGSPVPPVPERRGSLTLTFSGESPKAGPVEEGPSGPMEVLRKGSLRLRQLLSPKGERRMEDEGGFPVPQENGQPESPRRPSLGRGDSTEAATGDERGPRARLTSATANALYSSNLRDDTKAILEQISAHGQKHRAVPAPGPGPSHSSPELGRPPAAGGLAPDMSDKDKCSAIFRSDSLGTQGRLSRTLPASAEERDRLLRRMESMRKEKRVYSRFEVFCKKEEASGPGAGEGPAEEGTRDSKVGKFVPKILGTFKGKK; from the exons atggcaagagggacAAAGAGAAAG ACCCCTGGCCCCAACATGGCCCGTCGCTCCCAGAGCTCCTCGCAGGGGGACAACCCGCTGGCACCCGGGTACCTGCCGCCTCACTACAAAGAGTACTACCGCCTGGCGGTGGATGCACTGGCCGAGGGTGGCTCGGAGGCCTACAGCCGCTTCCTGGCGACTGAGGGGGCACCGGACTTCCTGTGCCCTGAAGAGCTGGAACATGTGAGCCGACACCTTCGGCCTCCACAGTATGTTACCCGAGAGCCACCTGAAGGCAGCCTTCTCGACGTGGACATGGATGGCTCCTCAGGTACATACTGGCCAGTGAACTCAGACCAGGCCGTGCCTGAGCTTGACCTGGGCTGGCCTCTGACCTTCGGCTTCCAGGGCACCGAGGTGACCACCTTGGTGCAGCCGCCACCTCCTGACAGCCCCAGCATCAAGGATGAGGCCCGTAGGATGATCCGTTCCGCCCAGCAG GTGGTGGCTGTGGTGATGGACATGTTCACTGATGTGGACCTGCTCAGTGAAGTGCTGGAGGCCGCCGCCCGTCGCGTCCCAGTCTACATCCTGCTGGATGAGATGAACGCGCAGCACTTCCTGGACATGGCCGACAAGTGCCGTGTCAACCTGCACCACGTGGAT ttCCTGCGGGTACGGACTGTGGCGGGCCCCACCTACTACTGCCGCACTGGGAAGTCCTTCAAGGGCCACGTCAAGGAGAAGTTCCTGCTGGTGGACTGTGCCGTGGTGATGAGTGGGAGCTACAG CTTCATGTGGTCCTTTGAGAAGATCCACCGCAGCCTGGCACACGTGTTCCAAGGAGAGCTGGTCTCCAGCTTCGATGAGGAGTTCCGCATCCTCTTCGCGCAGTCCGAGCCGCTTGTGCCCTCGGCCGCGGCCCTGGCCCGCATGGATGCCTATGCCCTGGCTCCGTATGCCGGGGCCGGGCCCCTCGTGGGCGTCCCTGGGGTCGGGGCGCCAACCCCTTTCTCCTTCCCGAAACGAGCACACCTCCTGTTCCCGCCACCCCGGGAAGAGGGCCTGGGCTTCCCCTCCTTCCTCGACCCGGACCGCCACTTCCTGTCGGCCTTCCGCCGGGAGGAGCCTCCGCGGATGCCGGGGGGCGCGCTGGAGCCGCACGCGGGTCTGCGGCCGCTCTCGCGGCGCCTGGAGGCCGAGGCCGGGCCGGCTGGGGAGCTCGCGGGCGCGCGGGGCTTCTTCCAGGCGCGGCACCTGGAGATGGACGCCTTCAAGCGGCACAGCTTCGCGACCGAGGGCGCCGGCGCCGGGGAGAACTTCGCGGCCGCGCGGCAGGTGTCGCGGCAGACGTTCCTCAGCCACGGCGACGACTTCCGCTTCCAGACCAGCCACTTCCACCGCGACCAGCTCTACCAGCAGCAGTACCAGTGGGACCCGCAGCTCGCGCCCGCGCGCCCGCAGGGCCTGTTCGAGAAGCTTCGCGGCGGCCGCGCGGGTTTCGCGGACCCGGATGACTTCCCCTTGGGCGCCGGGCCCCGCTTCCCGGAGCTCGGACCCGACGGGCACCAGCGGCTGGACTACGTGCCGTCCAGCGCGTCCCGCGAGGTGCGCCACGGCTCGGACCCCGCCTTCGGGCCCGGACCCCGTGGCCTGGAGCCCAGCGGGGCCCCGCGCCCCAACCTGACCCAGCGCTTCCCATGCCAGGCGGCGGCGAGGCCTGGCCCAGACTCCGCTCCCGAGGCGGAGCCGGAGCGCAGGGGCGGGCCCGAGGGGCGGGCCGGGCTGCGGCGCTGGCGCCTGGCCTCCTACTTGAGCGGATGCCATGGCGAGGATGGGGGCGACGACGGCCTGCCGGCGCCCATGGAAGCGGAGGCTTACGAAGACGACGTGCTGGCTCCCGGGGGCCGGGCAGCTGCCGGCGACCTGCTCCCCTCAGCCTTCCGCGTCCCTGCAGCCTTCCCCACGATGGTCCCGGTGCCAGGCTCGGGCAGCGGCGGCAACGGCCCAGAGCGCGAGGGCCCGGAGGAGCCCGGCCTGGCCAAGCAGGACTCATTCCGCTCGCGCCTGAACCCCCTGGTCCAGCGCAGCTCCAGGCTGCGCTCCTCGCTCATCTTCAGCACGTCACAGGCTGAGGGCGCAGCCGGGACTGCGGCGGCCACAGAGAAGGTGCAGCTGCTGCACAAGGAGCAGACGGTCAGCGAGACGCTGGGGCCCGGAGGAGAGGCCGTGCGCTCCGCGGCTTCCACCAAGGTGGCGGAGCTGCTGGAGAAGTACAAAGGCCCAGCCCGCGATTCCGGCGGTGGCGTGGGCGCCATCACCGTTGCCAACCACAGCAAGACCGTCGTGTCCCAGGCGTGGCGGGAAGAGGTGGCAGCCTCAGGTGGCGTGGGTGGCGAGCGCCGCAGCCTCGAGAGCTGCCTCCTGGACCTGCGCGACTCCTTTGCGCAGCAACTGCACCAGGAGGCGGAGCGGCAGCCGGGAGCCGCCTCGCTCACCGCGGCGCAGCTGCTCGACACGCTGGGCCGGAGCGGCTCCGACCGCCTGCCCTCCCGCTTCCTCTCTGCCCAGGGCCGCTCAACCTCCCCGGAAGGGCTGGACAGCCCTCTGCCCCTGGAAGGGCCCGGGGCGCACCAGGTGCTCCATAATGAGCCAAAAGGGAGCCCCACCTCGGCTTACCCTGAGCGGAAGGAGAGCCCCACGCCCGGGTTTTCCACTCGAAAAGGAAGTCCAACTACAGGATTTATTGAGCAGAGGGGGagccccacctcagcctacccCGAGCGCAG GGGCAGTCCGGTGCCCCCGGTGCCGGAGCGCAGGGGCAGTCCGGTGCCCCCCGTGCCGGAGCGCAGGGGCAGTCCGGTGCCTCCCGTGCCGGAACGCAGGGGCAGCCTCACTCTTACCTTCTCCGGGGAGTCCCCGAAGGCCGGTCCCGTGGAGGAGGGGCCAAGCGGCCCCATGGAAGTCCTGCGCAAAGGCTCCCTGCGCCTTAGGCAGCTGCTGAGCCCCAAGGGCGAGCGGCGCATGGAGGATGAGGGTGGCTTCCCAGTGCCGCAGGAGAACGGGCAACCTGAGAGCCCACGGCGGCCGTCACTGGGCCGGGGTGACAGTACAGAGGCTGCCACAGGAGATGAGCGGGGCCCGCGGGCGCGCCTGACTTCAGCCACGGCCAATGCCTTGTACAGCAGCAACCTTCGGGATGACACGAAGGCCATTCTGGAGCAGATCAGCGCCCACGGCCAGAAGCACCGTGCGGTCCCTGCCCCGGGCCCTGGCCCTTCGCACAGCAGCCCCGAGCTAGG
- the FAM83H gene encoding protein FAM83H isoform X2, translating to MKPLETPGPNMARRSQSSSQGDNPLAPGYLPPHYKEYYRLAVDALAEGGSEAYSRFLATEGAPDFLCPEELEHVSRHLRPPQYVTREPPEGSLLDVDMDGSSGTYWPVNSDQAVPELDLGWPLTFGFQGTEVTTLVQPPPPDSPSIKDEARRMIRSAQQVVAVVMDMFTDVDLLSEVLEAAARRVPVYILLDEMNAQHFLDMADKCRVNLHHVDFLRVRTVAGPTYYCRTGKSFKGHVKEKFLLVDCAVVMSGSYSFMWSFEKIHRSLAHVFQGELVSSFDEEFRILFAQSEPLVPSAAALARMDAYALAPYAGAGPLVGVPGVGAPTPFSFPKRAHLLFPPPREEGLGFPSFLDPDRHFLSAFRREEPPRMPGGALEPHAGLRPLSRRLEAEAGPAGELAGARGFFQARHLEMDAFKRHSFATEGAGAGENFAAARQVSRQTFLSHGDDFRFQTSHFHRDQLYQQQYQWDPQLAPARPQGLFEKLRGGRAGFADPDDFPLGAGPRFPELGPDGHQRLDYVPSSASREVRHGSDPAFGPGPRGLEPSGAPRPNLTQRFPCQAAARPGPDSAPEAEPERRGGPEGRAGLRRWRLASYLSGCHGEDGGDDGLPAPMEAEAYEDDVLAPGGRAAAGDLLPSAFRVPAAFPTMVPVPGSGSGGNGPEREGPEEPGLAKQDSFRSRLNPLVQRSSRLRSSLIFSTSQAEGAAGTAAATEKVQLLHKEQTVSETLGPGGEAVRSAASTKVAELLEKYKGPARDSGGGVGAITVANHSKTVVSQAWREEVAASGGVGGERRSLESCLLDLRDSFAQQLHQEAERQPGAASLTAAQLLDTLGRSGSDRLPSRFLSAQGRSTSPEGLDSPLPLEGPGAHQVLHNEPKGSPTSAYPERKESPTPGFSTRKGSPTTGFIEQRGSPTSAYPERRGSPVPPVPERRGSPVPPVPERRGSPVPPVPERRGSPVPPVPERRGSLTLTFSGESPKAGPVEEGPSGPMEVLRKGSLRLRQLLSPKGERRMEDEGGFPVPQENGQPESPRRPSLGRGDSTEAATGDERGPRARLTSATANALYSSNLRDDTKAILEQISAHGQKHRAVPAPGPGPSHSSPELGRPPAAGGLAPDMSDKDKCSAIFRSDSLGTQGRLSRTLPASAEERDRLLRRMESMRKEKRVYSRFEVFCKKEEASGPGAGEGPAEEGTRDSKVGKFVPKILGTFKGKK from the exons ATGAAGCCATTGGAG ACCCCTGGCCCCAACATGGCCCGTCGCTCCCAGAGCTCCTCGCAGGGGGACAACCCGCTGGCACCCGGGTACCTGCCGCCTCACTACAAAGAGTACTACCGCCTGGCGGTGGATGCACTGGCCGAGGGTGGCTCGGAGGCCTACAGCCGCTTCCTGGCGACTGAGGGGGCACCGGACTTCCTGTGCCCTGAAGAGCTGGAACATGTGAGCCGACACCTTCGGCCTCCACAGTATGTTACCCGAGAGCCACCTGAAGGCAGCCTTCTCGACGTGGACATGGATGGCTCCTCAGGTACATACTGGCCAGTGAACTCAGACCAGGCCGTGCCTGAGCTTGACCTGGGCTGGCCTCTGACCTTCGGCTTCCAGGGCACCGAGGTGACCACCTTGGTGCAGCCGCCACCTCCTGACAGCCCCAGCATCAAGGATGAGGCCCGTAGGATGATCCGTTCCGCCCAGCAG GTGGTGGCTGTGGTGATGGACATGTTCACTGATGTGGACCTGCTCAGTGAAGTGCTGGAGGCCGCCGCCCGTCGCGTCCCAGTCTACATCCTGCTGGATGAGATGAACGCGCAGCACTTCCTGGACATGGCCGACAAGTGCCGTGTCAACCTGCACCACGTGGAT ttCCTGCGGGTACGGACTGTGGCGGGCCCCACCTACTACTGCCGCACTGGGAAGTCCTTCAAGGGCCACGTCAAGGAGAAGTTCCTGCTGGTGGACTGTGCCGTGGTGATGAGTGGGAGCTACAG CTTCATGTGGTCCTTTGAGAAGATCCACCGCAGCCTGGCACACGTGTTCCAAGGAGAGCTGGTCTCCAGCTTCGATGAGGAGTTCCGCATCCTCTTCGCGCAGTCCGAGCCGCTTGTGCCCTCGGCCGCGGCCCTGGCCCGCATGGATGCCTATGCCCTGGCTCCGTATGCCGGGGCCGGGCCCCTCGTGGGCGTCCCTGGGGTCGGGGCGCCAACCCCTTTCTCCTTCCCGAAACGAGCACACCTCCTGTTCCCGCCACCCCGGGAAGAGGGCCTGGGCTTCCCCTCCTTCCTCGACCCGGACCGCCACTTCCTGTCGGCCTTCCGCCGGGAGGAGCCTCCGCGGATGCCGGGGGGCGCGCTGGAGCCGCACGCGGGTCTGCGGCCGCTCTCGCGGCGCCTGGAGGCCGAGGCCGGGCCGGCTGGGGAGCTCGCGGGCGCGCGGGGCTTCTTCCAGGCGCGGCACCTGGAGATGGACGCCTTCAAGCGGCACAGCTTCGCGACCGAGGGCGCCGGCGCCGGGGAGAACTTCGCGGCCGCGCGGCAGGTGTCGCGGCAGACGTTCCTCAGCCACGGCGACGACTTCCGCTTCCAGACCAGCCACTTCCACCGCGACCAGCTCTACCAGCAGCAGTACCAGTGGGACCCGCAGCTCGCGCCCGCGCGCCCGCAGGGCCTGTTCGAGAAGCTTCGCGGCGGCCGCGCGGGTTTCGCGGACCCGGATGACTTCCCCTTGGGCGCCGGGCCCCGCTTCCCGGAGCTCGGACCCGACGGGCACCAGCGGCTGGACTACGTGCCGTCCAGCGCGTCCCGCGAGGTGCGCCACGGCTCGGACCCCGCCTTCGGGCCCGGACCCCGTGGCCTGGAGCCCAGCGGGGCCCCGCGCCCCAACCTGACCCAGCGCTTCCCATGCCAGGCGGCGGCGAGGCCTGGCCCAGACTCCGCTCCCGAGGCGGAGCCGGAGCGCAGGGGCGGGCCCGAGGGGCGGGCCGGGCTGCGGCGCTGGCGCCTGGCCTCCTACTTGAGCGGATGCCATGGCGAGGATGGGGGCGACGACGGCCTGCCGGCGCCCATGGAAGCGGAGGCTTACGAAGACGACGTGCTGGCTCCCGGGGGCCGGGCAGCTGCCGGCGACCTGCTCCCCTCAGCCTTCCGCGTCCCTGCAGCCTTCCCCACGATGGTCCCGGTGCCAGGCTCGGGCAGCGGCGGCAACGGCCCAGAGCGCGAGGGCCCGGAGGAGCCCGGCCTGGCCAAGCAGGACTCATTCCGCTCGCGCCTGAACCCCCTGGTCCAGCGCAGCTCCAGGCTGCGCTCCTCGCTCATCTTCAGCACGTCACAGGCTGAGGGCGCAGCCGGGACTGCGGCGGCCACAGAGAAGGTGCAGCTGCTGCACAAGGAGCAGACGGTCAGCGAGACGCTGGGGCCCGGAGGAGAGGCCGTGCGCTCCGCGGCTTCCACCAAGGTGGCGGAGCTGCTGGAGAAGTACAAAGGCCCAGCCCGCGATTCCGGCGGTGGCGTGGGCGCCATCACCGTTGCCAACCACAGCAAGACCGTCGTGTCCCAGGCGTGGCGGGAAGAGGTGGCAGCCTCAGGTGGCGTGGGTGGCGAGCGCCGCAGCCTCGAGAGCTGCCTCCTGGACCTGCGCGACTCCTTTGCGCAGCAACTGCACCAGGAGGCGGAGCGGCAGCCGGGAGCCGCCTCGCTCACCGCGGCGCAGCTGCTCGACACGCTGGGCCGGAGCGGCTCCGACCGCCTGCCCTCCCGCTTCCTCTCTGCCCAGGGCCGCTCAACCTCCCCGGAAGGGCTGGACAGCCCTCTGCCCCTGGAAGGGCCCGGGGCGCACCAGGTGCTCCATAATGAGCCAAAAGGGAGCCCCACCTCGGCTTACCCTGAGCGGAAGGAGAGCCCCACGCCCGGGTTTTCCACTCGAAAAGGAAGTCCAACTACAGGATTTATTGAGCAGAGGGGGagccccacctcagcctacccCGAGCGCAGGGGCAGTCCGGTGCCCCCGGTGCCGGAGCGCAGGGGCAGTCCGGTGCCCCCGGTGCCGGAGCGCAGGGGCAGTCCGGTGCCCCCCGTGCCGGAGCGCAGGGGCAGTCCGGTGCCTCCCGTGCCGGAACGCAGGGGCAGCCTCACTCTTACCTTCTCCGGGGAGTCCCCGAAGGCCGGTCCCGTGGAGGAGGGGCCAAGCGGCCCCATGGAAGTCCTGCGCAAAGGCTCCCTGCGCCTTAGGCAGCTGCTGAGCCCCAAGGGCGAGCGGCGCATGGAGGATGAGGGTGGCTTCCCAGTGCCGCAGGAGAACGGGCAACCTGAGAGCCCACGGCGGCCGTCACTGGGCCGGGGTGACAGTACAGAGGCTGCCACAGGAGATGAGCGGGGCCCGCGGGCGCGCCTGACTTCAGCCACGGCCAATGCCTTGTACAGCAGCAACCTTCGGGATGACACGAAGGCCATTCTGGAGCAGATCAGCGCCCACGGCCAGAAGCACCGTGCGGTCCCTGCCCCGGGCCCTGGCCCTTCGCACAGCAGCCCCGAGCTAGG